The genomic DNA CTAAAATTACTAAATATTATACTTATAACATTTTTAATAATGCTAATCTATCTATCTTTTCAGAAGAGGTATATGGAAATGAATTTAAAAAGATAATTTTCTTTGGGATTTCATTTTTCATTAGATTATCTTTCATTTTAATCAACAAATCTTTCTTCGTAATTTTGTCTATAGTTATTACAAATAATACAATTTGATTTCCTCTTATAGTGTCTGAGTACGGCAATACAATTGCATCTTCAATTTGAGGAATTTTTTTAACTTCATTTTCAATCTTAGTAGAACTAACTTTAAATCCTCCAATATTTAAAATGTCATCACTTCTTCCTTCAAATATTAAGTATCCATCATTATCATAATATCCAATATCATTGACAGAATAAGGTTTGGTTGCATTATATACTGCATATTCTGTATTCACAAAAATTTTTCCTTCTCTAATATATATATCTATTCCTGGAAATGGTCTGCCTACACTTAGAGGTTTTTCAATTAGTTCATCATAGCATAAATATGTAATATAATTTAATTCACTTGCCCCATAGTATAAAATAATTTCAGACTTTGGCATATATTTTTTTAGATTTCTTGCAGTATCTTCAAATAATAATTGAGACCCTGTAAAAATACTTACAACTTTGAGTACTGGTTCTTTTAAGTGTTTAACCAAAAGTTGAAGTTTTGTAGGTATAAGGTATATGTTAGTTACATTATATTGTTTTATTGTCCTTATCCATGATTTACAATTAAGACCTGAACTTATTACAATACTACCTCCTTCATATAATACTGACATTATAGAATTTAGATTCCCTGTAAAACTAAGTGTTCCATTAACAAACAAGATTGATTCCCCAGAGATATTAAAAATACCATTTTGTATAGGAAAAAATCCAGCCCAACTCTCATATGTTCTATATAATACCTTTGGAACACTTGTAGAACCTGAAGATAAAGCTCCCATACAAATACTTTTATCTAAATAATTTATAAGCTTCTTATATTGATACATATATATATTAAATTTAGGATTAAAAATAGAAAAATTAACTTTTTTTGCTACTTCATTATTGTTATCATCATATAAATCAATAACGTCCATAGATTCATCAGATATAATGATTGAAATATTATTTTTTAATAAAATATCATCTAATACTTTTTTAGAAAGATTATAATGACAAATAATAGGAATATTTTTTGAATAATTAATAGCAAAAAAACTAATCAACTGAAACATTATATTTTTAGAATATATTAAAATTGGGATATTTTCACCTAAAGAAATTTGTTTTCCTAGTTCCTCACTATAACTCAATAGATTTTCATAAGTATATTTTTCTCCATCTATAATTAAAAAATTTTTATTTTTATGCCTCTCTTTTTTTATTCTTAAAAGTTCATAATAGTTCATAATCTACACCCTTTCAAGCAGTAAAGCTGAACCTAGACCACCAGCTGCAGCTATAGAGCAAATTCCATATCTACCCTTAGTCTCTTCTAATGCTTTTAAAAGATGTAATGCAATAATTGCACCTGAAGCACCATATGGATGTCCATACGCTAAAGCTCCACCAAATATATTATATCTATCTATTAACTCTGGATACTTTCTTTGAAACAACACATCTATAACTGCAAATGCTTCATTAAATTCAACAGCAGATACATCTAAATAATTAAGGCTTTCTATCTCTAAAAGTTTATCCATTGCTTGTATCGCTGATGTTGGACTTAAGGTTGCATCTGTTCCTATCGTGCATGTGTTAATAATTTTTGCTTTAGGCTTCTTTTTTACATGTTCTAAATACTTCTTAGAACATATTATAATAAATGAAGCTCCATCATTAATAAGACATGAATTTGCTGCATTTGTAATAGTTTCTTTTCCTAAAATTGATGGCATCCTATCTAATAACCTTTGACTCATCTTATCACGTATACCTTCATCATAGGTACTATTATTTATAGGAGATATAATATCTTCAAGTATTTTTTCCTCTCTTGCTTCTTTTGCTCTTTTATGACTTTCCTTTACCCAAAAATCCAAGTCTGCTTTCTCAATTTGATATAACTCTGCTACTCTTTCCGCACCTTCGAGCATACTATTTTGGCTATTATCATCAGGAGAAAATTGAGCAACTGTATAATTTGGATTATTTGTATTATATCGCTTATCATTCTTATGATATGTGCGCATTGGTTGTAGAGAACTACTTTCAAAACCACCTGCAATAATTAAATCACACTGACCAGATTTAACCTTTGAAAAAGCTATGTCTATACTCATCATAGCAGAAGCACACTGCATATCCACAGTAAAAGCAGGTACTTCATTTGACACTCCTGCTGTTAAAGTCATTAATCTAGCTATATTCCCTCCTGTCCCAACTGCATTTCCACATATAATCTCATCAATTTTGTCAATTTCATACTTTTTAATTAAATCTTTTAAAACACTTGCTCCTAGTAATTCAGGTTGAACAAATTGAAAAATTCCATTTTTTAGACCTATATGACTTCTCAATCCTCCTAATATAAAAACTTCCTTCATACATTACACCCTTCCTTATATTATAGATTTATCATAGATTTCTTCTGAGTACATTGTTCAGTTTAGTGCCTAAAAAAGATGCAATAACTGACTTTATTGTATCTCCAATTAAAAATGGTACTACTGCTGCAAAAAGTGCTGCTTCTACTGTCATTTGATTAAAATAGCACATAAATACTGTTCCCATAAAATATATAATAGGCATTCCAACAAAAATTGTTATTAGTATATATCTCTTAATATCATTGTTTCGTCCTTTTAATAAACTAATAATTAGTGCTGCAAACAAAAACCCAAAATAAAAACCACCTGTTGGGCTTAACAACTTTCCAATACCAGATGTACCTCCACCAAATACTGGAATCCCAATTAAACCTATCATTATATATACACCAACTGTACTAAATGCTTGTCTT from Clostridioides difficile ATCC 9689 = DSM 1296 includes the following:
- a CDS encoding thiolase family protein, with protein sequence MKEVFILGGLRSHIGLKNGIFQFVQPELLGASVLKDLIKKYEIDKIDEIICGNAVGTGGNIARLMTLTAGVSNEVPAFTVDMQCASAMMSIDIAFSKVKSGQCDLIIAGGFESSSLQPMRTYHKNDKRYNTNNPNYTVAQFSPDDNSQNSMLEGAERVAELYQIEKADLDFWVKESHKRAKEAREEKILEDIISPINNSTYDEGIRDKMSQRLLDRMPSILGKETITNAANSCLINDGASFIIICSKKYLEHVKKKPKAKIINTCTIGTDATLSPTSAIQAMDKLLEIESLNYLDVSAVEFNEAFAVIDVLFQRKYPELIDRYNIFGGALAYGHPYGASGAIIALHLLKALEETKGRYGICSIAAAGGLGSALLLERV
- a CDS encoding AMP-binding protein gives rise to the protein MNYYELLRIKKERHKNKNFLIIDGEKYTYENLLSYSEELGKQISLGENIPILIYSKNIMFQLISFFAINYSKNIPIICHYNLSKKVLDDILLKNNISIIISDESMDVIDLYDDNNNEVAKKVNFSIFNPKFNIYMYQYKKLINYLDKSICMGALSSGSTSVPKVLYRTYESWAGFFPIQNGIFNISGESILFVNGTLSFTGNLNSIMSVLYEGGSIVISSGLNCKSWIRTIKQYNVTNIYLIPTKLQLLVKHLKEPVLKVVSIFTGSQLLFEDTARNLKKYMPKSEIILYYGASELNYITYLCYDELIEKPLSVGRPFPGIDIYIREGKIFVNTEYAVYNATKPYSVNDIGYYDNDGYLIFEGRSDDILNIGGFKVSSTKIENEVKKIPQIEDAIVLPYSDTIRGNQIVLFVITIDKITKKDLLIKMKDNLMKNEIPKKIIFLNSFPYTSSEKIDRLALLKML
- a CDS encoding biotin transporter BioY, translated to MKNTKVNIQDLTKMSICVALLCISSYIYIPLPFTPAGVTAQTIMINLIALILTPRQAFSTVGVYIMIGLIGIPVFGGGTSGIGKLLSPTGGFYFGFLFAALIISLLKGRNNDIKRYILITIFVGMPIIYFMGTVFMCYFNQMTVEAALFAAVVPFLIGDTIKSVIASFLGTKLNNVLRRNL